A region of Campylobacter armoricus DNA encodes the following proteins:
- a CDS encoding GNAT family N-acetyltransferase — MFKNNYIKIEYFEKITDDIKDKLIDIWEDSVKNSHDFLSDFDRKKIKNDLLNSQVFFNLNYLICYDKDEMIGFLAFKDEKIEMLFLKSKYFNQGIGTALISKAINDYHLKYVEVNKDNYKAYKFYQKCRFIQESEYEDEYGFVVLKMKL; from the coding sequence ATGTTTAAAAATAATTATATTAAAATTGAATATTTTGAAAAAATTACAGATGATATCAAAGATAAATTGATTGATATATGGGAGGATAGTGTAAAAAATTCTCACGATTTTTTGTCTGATTTTGATAGAAAAAAAATTAAAAATGATCTTTTAAATTCACAAGTTTTTTTTAATTTAAATTATTTGATTTGTTATGATAAAGATGAGATGATTGGATTTTTGGCATTTAAGGATGAAAAAATTGAAATGTTATTTTTAAAATCAAAATATTTCAATCAAGGCATAGGAACTGCATTAATATCTAAAGCTATAAATGATTATCATTTAAAGTATGTCGAAGTGAATAAAGATAATTATAAAGCATACAAATTTTATCAAAAATGTAGATTTATACAAGAGAGTGAATATGAAGATGAATATGGTTTTGTTGTTTTAAAAATGAAACTTTAG
- a CDS encoding carbonic anhydrase family protein, giving the protein MKFKTLLFSLFTTSVLFAYEQMPQNASHGNFIDKDKWKNLDKNWIYCESGLNQDFININTKKATNKNHSLEFNYTNDSFGLINDGYTVKMHFASNGSHITYNNTNYDLSHFHFHTPSKITINNQSYPLEIHFSHVSQKGDIIVVVLLLQEGRENPFIKKIIRAFPKKEGDKLYVQGLSADELLPNNTNSFYTFKNKLNKPCNQEITWIVLKETTQASKEQIQTIQDLMGKNEELKIKNLSKIEESN; this is encoded by the coding sequence ATGAAATTTAAAACATTACTTTTTAGCTTATTCACCACTAGTGTGCTTTTTGCTTATGAACAGATGCCACAAAACGCATCGCATGGAAATTTTATAGACAAAGACAAATGGAAAAATTTAGATAAAAATTGGATATATTGCGAAAGCGGATTAAATCAAGATTTTATCAATATAAATACTAAAAAAGCTACAAACAAAAACCATTCTCTAGAATTTAACTACACAAACGATTCTTTTGGCTTAATTAACGATGGTTACACCGTAAAAATGCATTTTGCAAGCAATGGAAGTCATATTACATATAATAATACAAATTATGATCTATCACATTTTCATTTTCACACACCATCCAAAATCACCATAAATAATCAATCCTATCCTTTAGAAATTCATTTTAGTCATGTAAGTCAAAAAGGGGATATTATCGTCGTAGTGTTACTTTTACAAGAAGGTAGAGAAAATCCATTTATTAAAAAAATTATTCGTGCTTTTCCTAAAAAAGAGGGTGATAAGCTTTATGTACAAGGTTTAAGTGCTGATGAGTTATTACCAAATAATACTAATTCTTTTTATACTTTTAAAAATAAACTTAATAAACCTTGTAATCAAGAAATCACATGGATAGTTTTAAAAGAAACCACACAGGCTTCAAAAGAACAAATTCAAACTATACAAGATTTAATGGGTAAAAATGAAGAATTAAAAATAAAAAATCTTTCCAAAATAGAAGAAAGCAACTAA
- a CDS encoding poly(A) polymerase — protein sequence MDFEAIRQALNKRLKALQILAFAEALVVFFLAFQFSKDVIISLFFATLAGVLFFRILGKKLMWGRDELVFKMCEEFLKQNNAKFDKQGFSQKDFEKIAFDFSLKTYHSQNSFIFDDFSLYDVKFKDEFGNFFCGVLLYSKKLKEDISSNESIFKKVKDKEFSTQRVLKKDDYLLIASLKNPFFADLKIPSELNFKLFRANLEKIQALISN from the coding sequence ATGGATTTTGAAGCCATAAGACAAGCTTTAAATAAAAGGCTCAAAGCTTTGCAAATTTTAGCATTTGCTGAAGCTTTGGTTGTATTTTTTCTTGCTTTTCAATTTAGCAAGGATGTGATTATATCTTTATTTTTTGCCACTTTAGCAGGAGTTTTATTTTTTAGAATTTTAGGTAAAAAGCTTATGTGGGGACGCGATGAGCTTGTATTTAAAATGTGTGAAGAATTTTTAAAACAAAACAATGCTAAATTTGACAAACAAGGTTTTAGTCAAAAAGACTTTGAAAAAATTGCTTTTGATTTTTCTTTAAAAACTTATCATTCTCAAAATTCTTTTATTTTTGATGATTTTAGTCTTTATGATGTGAAATTTAAAGATGAATTTGGGAATTTCTTTTGCGGGGTTTTGCTTTATAGTAAGAAATTAAAAGAAGACATTAGCTCAAATGAAAGTATTTTTAAAAAAGTAAAAGATAAAGAATTTTCCACACAAAGAGTATTGAAAAAAGATGATTATTTACTCATTGCAAGTTTAAAAAATCCTTTTTTTGCTGATTTAAAAATACCAAGCGAGTTAAATTTTAAACTTTTTAGAGCTAATTTAGAAAAAATTCAAGCATTAATAAGCAACTAA
- the typA gene encoding translational GTPase TypA gives MDNIRNIAVIAHVDHGKTTMVDELLKQSGTFNEREQIAERVMDSNDIEKERGITILSKNTAINYKGTKINIIDTPGHADFGGEVERVLKMVDGVLLLVDAQEGVMPQTKFVVKKALSLGLKPIVVINKIDKPAADPERVINEIFDLFVALEANDEQLDFAVVYAAAKNGYAKLALEDESNNMEPLFKTILERVPAPSGSDENPLQLQVFTLGYDNFVGKIGIARIFNGKVKKNQSVMLAKADGSKINGRISKLIGFMGLEKMDIDEAGTGDIVAIAGFEALDVGDSVVDPNNPMPLDPLHIEEPTLSIVFSVNDGPLAGTEGKHVTSNKIAERLEAEMKTNIAMKYESTGEGKFKVSGRGELQITILAENMRREGFEFCMGRPEVIVKIEDGVKTEPFEHLVIDVPDDFTGVVIEKLGKRKAEMKTMTPTGDGQTRLEFEIPARGLIGFRSQFLTDTKGEGVMNHSFLEFRPFSGAVEKRNNGALISMENGVALGYSLFNLQDRGVLFIDPQTKVYTGMIIGEHSRPNDLDVNPIKGKNLTNVRASGSDDAIKLVPPRKLSLERALEWIEEDELVEVTPQNIRVRKRYLDPTQRKRMEKAKS, from the coding sequence TTGGATAATATTAGAAATATAGCCGTTATAGCTCATGTTGATCATGGTAAAACAACAATGGTAGATGAGCTTTTAAAACAATCAGGAACTTTTAATGAGCGTGAGCAAATAGCAGAGCGTGTAATGGATAGTAATGATATAGAAAAAGAAAGAGGTATTACCATCCTTTCAAAAAATACTGCTATTAATTATAAAGGTACAAAAATAAATATCATAGATACTCCAGGCCATGCTGACTTTGGTGGAGAAGTTGAGCGTGTTTTAAAAATGGTAGATGGAGTTTTGCTTTTAGTTGATGCACAAGAAGGAGTTATGCCTCAAACTAAATTTGTTGTAAAAAAAGCTTTATCTTTAGGTCTTAAACCTATAGTTGTTATTAATAAAATAGACAAACCTGCAGCAGATCCTGAACGCGTAATCAATGAAATTTTTGATCTTTTTGTGGCTTTAGAGGCAAATGATGAACAACTTGATTTTGCGGTGGTATATGCAGCTGCTAAAAATGGCTATGCAAAACTTGCACTCGAAGATGAAAGTAATAATATGGAGCCATTATTTAAAACTATACTTGAGCGTGTACCTGCACCAAGTGGTAGTGATGAGAATCCTTTACAACTTCAAGTTTTTACTCTAGGTTATGATAATTTCGTTGGTAAGATAGGAATTGCAAGAATATTTAATGGAAAAGTAAAGAAAAATCAAAGTGTTATGCTTGCTAAAGCAGATGGATCTAAAATTAATGGAAGAATTTCAAAGCTTATTGGCTTTATGGGTCTAGAAAAAATGGATATTGATGAAGCAGGAACAGGCGATATTGTAGCAATTGCTGGTTTTGAAGCTTTAGATGTAGGAGATAGTGTTGTAGATCCAAACAACCCAATGCCTCTTGATCCTTTACACATAGAAGAGCCAACTTTGAGTATAGTATTTTCAGTAAATGATGGACCTTTAGCAGGAACTGAAGGCAAACATGTAACTTCAAATAAGATTGCAGAGCGTTTAGAAGCTGAAATGAAAACTAATATTGCGATGAAATATGAAAGCACAGGTGAGGGTAAATTTAAAGTAAGTGGAAGAGGTGAGCTTCAAATTACCATCTTAGCTGAAAATATGCGTAGAGAAGGCTTTGAGTTTTGTATGGGAAGACCTGAAGTTATTGTTAAAATAGAAGATGGAGTTAAAACCGAACCATTTGAACATTTAGTGATTGATGTGCCTGATGATTTTACTGGGGTAGTGATAGAAAAATTAGGTAAAAGAAAAGCAGAAATGAAAACTATGACTCCAACAGGAGATGGTCAAACAAGACTTGAGTTTGAAATTCCTGCGCGTGGGCTCATAGGATTTAGATCACAATTTTTAACAGATACTAAAGGTGAAGGAGTTATGAATCATAGCTTTTTAGAGTTTCGTCCATTTAGTGGAGCTGTTGAAAAAAGAAATAACGGCGCGTTGATTTCTATGGAAAATGGTGTTGCACTAGGATATTCTTTATTTAATTTGCAAGATAGAGGGGTGTTATTTATCGATCCTCAAACTAAAGTTTATACAGGTATGATTATAGGTGAGCATTCTCGTCCAAACGACTTAGATGTTAATCCTATCAAAGGTAAAAATCTAACCAATGTTAGAGCAAGCGGAAGTGATGATGCAATTAAGCTCGTCCCACCTAGGAAATTAAGTCTTGAAAGAGCATTAGAATGGATAGAAGAGGATGAGCTTGTAGAAGTTACTCCGCAAAATATTAGAGTTAGAAAAAGATATCTTGATCCTACTCAAAGAAAAAGAATGGAAAAGGCTAAGTCTTAA
- a CDS encoding flagellar hook-length control protein FliK codes for MSNVQNSDALNLLSIAPKNETSHKASLDSQNDGEEFLNSLLQAINEKDGSLPKNFKTPKKENTTNDKSLKENIINDKLPLDNKDATKLFESASFIQILSLLEVLQKDSKDIKLNKLTKDNTAILTLEKNINKLKNVKNIGELLSIAKDLGLNVKNIKFEQIKNIKESFPNLDKKGFFEPIKQNNTNIFQDLVNQKISKFLQEDYNVKNIQSKNKENNNTSLLTSTLKNIELPKKDIKIQSKENFQNTIFKENITEKNPIQNEKDIKLATKYNEKLNDIKLVNLTQNTNLKKEIKSKEKLEFKEMLKNEKLNDIELISLTQNSNLKKEIKNKEKIDFKEILKNEKLTTSEDSFSKKISSVLENSKDLKTELINIKNTQNLQNQNQDLKINLENLLAPQEKQLKIEKNIQTTDNFGDIFKNTKEFTKDENDNGEENLNSYIKEMNRISNNFVKNQNIPIKETFNDFAQEFKEKLESYKAPITRFSITLNPHNLGEVEVTLVQRGSNLNISFNSNQNTLNLFIQHQAEFKNTLVNMGFTNLEMNFNNQERKEQNNPQKQKNNNNKEDKVNFEKEIQEKPSLEMVLAKYF; via the coding sequence ATGTCAAATGTACAAAATAGCGATGCTTTAAATTTACTAAGCATCGCACCTAAAAACGAAACTTCTCATAAAGCAAGTTTAGATTCGCAAAATGATGGGGAAGAATTTTTAAATTCTTTATTGCAGGCTATTAACGAAAAAGATGGAAGCTTGCCAAAAAATTTTAAAACTCCAAAAAAAGAGAATACAACAAATGATAAAAGTTTAAAAGAAAACATTATCAATGATAAACTACCACTAGATAATAAAGATGCTACAAAACTCTTTGAAAGTGCTAGTTTTATACAGATACTTTCTTTATTAGAAGTTTTACAAAAAGATAGCAAAGATATAAAATTAAACAAACTTACAAAAGACAATACTGCTATTTTAACTCTTGAAAAAAACATAAATAAACTAAAAAATGTTAAAAATATTGGTGAGCTTTTAAGTATTGCAAAAGATCTTGGATTAAATGTTAAAAATATTAAATTCGAACAAATTAAAAATATCAAAGAATCTTTTCCAAATCTTGATAAAAAAGGATTTTTTGAGCCTATAAAACAAAACAATACTAATATATTTCAAGATTTAGTTAATCAAAAAATTTCTAAATTTTTACAAGAAGATTATAATGTAAAAAATATCCAGTCAAAAAATAAAGAAAATAATAACACCTCTTTGCTCACATCTACTCTAAAGAATATAGAGCTTCCAAAAAAAGATATAAAAATACAATCAAAAGAAAATTTCCAAAATACAATTTTTAAAGAAAATATAACAGAAAAAAATCCAATTCAAAATGAAAAAGATATAAAATTAGCAACTAAATATAACGAGAAGCTAAATGATATAAAACTAGTTAATCTTACCCAAAACACTAACTTAAAAAAAGAAATTAAAAGCAAGGAAAAATTAGAATTTAAAGAGATGCTAAAAAATGAAAAACTAAACGATATAGAACTTATCTCTCTCACTCAAAACTCCAACTTAAAAAAGGAAATTAAAAATAAAGAAAAAATAGATTTTAAAGAAATATTGAAAAATGAAAAATTAACCACTAGCGAAGATAGTTTTAGTAAAAAAATAAGTTCTGTCTTAGAAAATTCAAAAGATTTAAAAACCGAACTAATAAACATAAAAAATACCCAAAATTTACAAAACCAAAATCAAGATTTAAAAATTAATTTAGAAAATTTATTAGCTCCTCAAGAAAAACAATTGAAAATAGAAAAAAATATCCAAACCACAGATAACTTCGGTGATATTTTTAAAAACACTAAAGAATTTACAAAAGATGAAAATGACAATGGTGAAGAAAATTTAAATTCTTACATAAAAGAAATGAATAGAATTTCCAATAATTTTGTAAAAAATCAAAATATTCCTATAAAAGAAACATTCAATGATTTTGCCCAAGAGTTTAAAGAGAAATTAGAAAGTTATAAAGCACCTATAACCCGATTTAGCATAACTCTAAACCCACATAATCTCGGAGAAGTAGAGGTAACTTTAGTTCAAAGAGGCTCAAATTTAAATATCAGTTTTAATTCTAATCAAAATACTTTAAACCTTTTCATACAACATCAAGCTGAATTTAAAAACACTCTTGTGAATATGGGTTTTACAAATTTGGAAATGAACTTTAATAACCAGGAAAGAAAAGAACAAAATAATCCGCAAAAACAAAAGAACAATAATAACAAAGAGGATAAGGTGAATTTTGAAAAAGAAATTCAAGAAAAGCCAAGCTTAGAAATGGTTTTAGCAAAATATTTCTAA
- a CDS encoding flagellar hook capping FlgD N-terminal domain-containing protein, whose translation MSNINTQNLQSLLTTNTRDAQSPLAASARNSQNPSTANTRDIKNTKDDSHIEQGNDGLVTNPKAELDKDAFLKLLLIELQHQDPTDPMDTEKMLTQTAQLSALEMQDNTNKTMTQLVNAMTKLQNSIAASTGMSALAAVGKLATVKDNYLIVADDDIQFQINMYLPKEPQKGKKTDIDTEGFELKKNGEDKLDITGKVDKEVAKPGDTIHIKLKDDKGQEETVQAVVGEDQSFKIIGHTPSVDIKTAKIDSAYKSDSEPVTFTIYNEAGDPVRTMSVKDMSAGMKQIVWDRTDDSGNPVPSGKYYVRASYIGEDGTTVNSTYGAYPITGVKFEDGEALVGMGGSWVKWEDIKEITG comes from the coding sequence ATGTCAAATATCAACACACAAAATTTACAAAGTCTTTTGACTACAAACACAAGAGACGCTCAAAGTCCTTTAGCAGCTAGTGCAAGAAATTCTCAAAATCCTTCCACTGCTAATACAAGAGATATTAAAAATACAAAAGATGATTCTCATATTGAGCAAGGTAACGATGGATTAGTTACAAATCCTAAAGCAGAACTTGATAAAGATGCTTTCTTGAAACTTCTTTTAATAGAACTTCAACATCAAGATCCTACTGATCCTATGGATACAGAAAAAATGCTTACTCAAACAGCACAGCTTTCAGCACTTGAAATGCAAGATAATACCAATAAAACTATGACTCAACTTGTTAATGCAATGACAAAATTACAAAATTCTATTGCAGCAAGTACTGGAATGAGTGCATTAGCAGCAGTTGGAAAACTTGCAACCGTAAAAGATAACTATCTCATAGTAGCAGATGATGATATACAATTCCAAATCAATATGTACCTACCAAAAGAGCCTCAAAAAGGAAAGAAAACAGATATAGATACAGAGGGATTTGAATTAAAGAAAAATGGTGAAGATAAGCTAGATATTACAGGTAAAGTGGATAAAGAAGTAGCAAAACCTGGAGATACTATACACATTAAATTAAAAGATGATAAAGGCCAAGAAGAAACAGTTCAAGCAGTGGTTGGAGAAGATCAAAGCTTTAAGATTATAGGACATACTCCAAGTGTTGATATAAAAACAGCTAAAATCGATTCAGCTTATAAATCAGATAGCGAGCCTGTAACATTTACAATTTATAACGAAGCTGGTGATCCTGTAAGAACAATGAGTGTTAAAGATATGAGTGCTGGCATGAAGCAAATTGTTTGGGATAGAACAGATGATAGTGGCAACCCGGTTCCATCTGGAAAATACTATGTAAGAGCAAGTTATATAGGTGAAGATGGAACAACAGTAAATTCAACCTATGGAGCTTATCCTATTACTGGGGTTAAATTTGAAGATGGCGAAGCCTTGGTTGGCATGGGTGGTAGCTGGGTTAAATGGGAAGATATTAAAGAAATTACAGGATAA
- a CDS encoding flagellar hook protein FlgE: MFTAFYNGVNGVKSQSYSIDNTAHNISNVNTVGFKYSDVAFKDVFYSTITTQSYNKGQSGYGSVASSINDIFEQGPIVSTDNEFDVAITGKGFFGVSNGNGVYYTRNGAFKPDANGFLVDSNGNYVLGTMNPSLKEIQLSDRVSNMFGQVMGQKVTTAWSGTPGENFQIGGVNTQGPISVPKNLYLPPQPTQNITWSGNLDTSTKTEAVNVDVDVSKFEFIKNEDDSVKISGSVKDEQIYGLKPGDTIYFKITDEKGASQTLQATLDENLSFSIDNQKLDKVDLETAKLESSHLSVEKEVADSSELSAKLINPDGSISWVRVKLDRVLPQNGTNLEYKAVAQVYDNDGNKIGGTTEGLITFNEAGALISNTLNSVDNNGTQVKINLGSYYDPNIPNSGYDGLHALKNKQPSVHTQTDGKGEGFLNNYSINTDGTIIATFTNGDQIAMAKIALFNFMNEQGLEKLGENLYGQTGNSGNPTFLLNDNGTFSTAKFEGSKLEQSNVDLSVEFVNLITLQKAYDSSSKSITTADQMIQKAINMKR, translated from the coding sequence ATGTTTACAGCATTTTATAATGGAGTAAATGGAGTAAAATCTCAAAGTTATAGTATCGATAATACCGCTCATAATATCAGCAATGTTAATACGGTTGGGTTTAAATACTCCGATGTAGCTTTTAAAGATGTATTTTATAGCACAATAACAACACAATCGTATAATAAAGGTCAAAGTGGCTATGGAAGTGTAGCGAGTTCTATAAATGATATTTTTGAACAAGGACCTATAGTATCTACAGATAATGAATTTGATGTAGCAATTACTGGTAAAGGTTTTTTTGGTGTAAGTAATGGAAATGGCGTTTATTATACTAGAAATGGGGCATTTAAGCCTGATGCAAATGGCTTTTTAGTAGATTCAAATGGTAATTATGTGCTTGGCACAATGAACCCATCTTTAAAAGAAATTCAGCTAAGCGATAGGGTTTCTAATATGTTTGGTCAAGTTATGGGGCAAAAAGTTACCACAGCTTGGAGTGGAACACCTGGAGAGAATTTTCAAATAGGTGGAGTTAATACTCAAGGACCTATTTCTGTACCTAAAAATCTTTATTTGCCACCTCAGCCAACACAAAATATCACTTGGAGTGGAAATTTAGACACAAGCACCAAAACAGAAGCGGTAAATGTAGATGTAGATGTTTCTAAATTTGAATTTATTAAAAATGAAGATGATAGTGTAAAAATTTCAGGTAGTGTAAAAGATGAGCAAATTTATGGTTTAAAGCCTGGTGATACCATATATTTTAAAATTACAGATGAAAAAGGTGCTAGTCAAACATTACAAGCTACTTTAGATGAAAATTTATCTTTTAGCATAGATAATCAAAAATTAGATAAAGTAGATTTAGAAACAGCCAAATTAGAATCATCTCATTTAAGCGTAGAAAAAGAAGTAGCTGATAGCTCAGAACTTTCTGCAAAATTAATAAATCCTGATGGTTCCATTAGTTGGGTTAGAGTTAAATTAGATAGAGTTTTACCTCAAAATGGAACAAATTTAGAATACAAAGCAGTCGCTCAAGTATATGATAATGATGGTAATAAAATAGGTGGAACAACCGAAGGTTTAATCACATTTAACGAAGCTGGAGCTTTGATCTCAAATACCCTAAATTCAGTAGATAATAACGGAACTCAAGTAAAAATAAATCTTGGTTCTTATTATGATCCAAATATACCAAATTCAGGTTATGATGGTCTTCATGCTCTAAAAAATAAACAACCTTCGGTGCATACACAAACAGATGGCAAAGGTGAGGGGTTTTTAAATAATTATTCTATCAATACAGATGGAACTATAATAGCCACCTTTACAAATGGGGATCAAATAGCTATGGCAAAAATTGCTTTATTTAACTTTATGAATGAGCAAGGATTAGAAAAATTAGGGGAAAATCTCTATGGTCAAACTGGCAATAGTGGCAATCCAACATTTTTATTAAATGATAATGGAACATTTAGCACTGCTAAATTTGAAGGTAGTAAATTAGAACAATCTAATGTAGATTTATCTGTAGAATTTGTAAATTTAATTACTTTACAAAAAGCTTATGACTCAAGTAGTAAAAGCATTACAACAGCTGATCAAATGATACAAAAAGCAATCAATATGAAACGCTAA
- a CDS encoding HD domain-containing protein, which yields MISVELIEHIFKAASISRWNDYPRMTNLVELDKQAHKFIIAYFIAKMEKDVNMRFIIEAGIFEFLSRVVVTDIRPDVYHEITRAKNEQVSAWVLSKIAPMIQDIENGAFLKRYELFLQGKDYAKERLILKAASYFATRWEFNIVYQTSSFLSDIDEIKAKVEEELEDYYELIGARKIALNQKISKIIDLSGRLRFQKRWAQTPRIPETAVLGHMLVVAILSYFYSLEVKACDGRIESNFYCALFHDLPESLTRDIISPVKYGIDGLNEIINEYEMKLINERILPFIPLSFREEFSYILGIREGQNEESAFVKNEFENRIFNNKPSVYSGSLDAVNEDRFKAIDGKALKYCDKLAAFIEAALSISYGVKSKELESGFTGMYEYFKTNPTINGVNFFRICEDIKGYFKL from the coding sequence ATGATTAGTGTAGAATTAATAGAGCATATTTTTAAAGCTGCTTCTATATCAAGATGGAATGATTATCCCAGAATGACAAATTTAGTCGAGCTTGATAAACAAGCGCATAAATTTATCATTGCTTATTTCATTGCTAAAATGGAAAAAGATGTCAATATGCGCTTTATCATAGAAGCTGGGATTTTTGAGTTTTTAAGTAGGGTAGTAGTGACTGATATACGCCCTGATGTGTATCATGAGATAACGCGTGCAAAAAATGAGCAAGTAAGTGCTTGGGTGTTAAGTAAAATCGCACCGATGATTCAAGATATAGAAAATGGTGCGTTTTTAAAACGCTATGAGCTTTTTTTACAAGGTAAAGATTATGCAAAAGAAAGGCTTATTTTAAAAGCTGCTTCGTATTTTGCTACAAGATGGGAGTTTAATATAGTTTATCAAACTAGCTCATTTTTAAGTGATATTGATGAGATTAAGGCTAAAGTTGAAGAAGAATTAGAAGATTATTATGAATTAATCGGAGCAAGAAAAATAGCTCTTAATCAAAAAATTTCTAAAATAATCGATCTAAGCGGACGCTTGCGTTTTCAAAAAAGATGGGCACAAACTCCAAGAATTCCTGAAACCGCGGTTTTAGGACATATGCTTGTGGTGGCTATTTTGTCTTATTTTTATTCTTTAGAAGTAAAAGCATGCGATGGTAGAATAGAAAGCAATTTTTATTGCGCTTTGTTTCATGATTTACCTGAAAGTTTAACTAGAGATATCATCTCTCCGGTAAAATATGGCATAGATGGTTTAAATGAAATCATCAATGAATATGAAATGAAGCTTATTAATGAGAGAATTTTACCTTTTATACCGCTATCTTTTAGAGAAGAATTTAGCTATATACTTGGTATTAGAGAAGGACAGAATGAAGAAAGTGCCTTTGTAAAAAATGAATTTGAAAATCGTATTTTTAATAACAAGCCAAGTGTTTATAGTGGTAGTTTAGATGCGGTTAATGAGGATCGTTTTAAGGCTATAGATGGAAAAGCTTTGAAATATTGTGATAAGTTAGCAGCTTTTATAGAGGCAGCTTTGTCAATTAGTTATGGAGTAAAGTCTAAAGAATTAGAAAGTGGTTTTACTGGAATGTATGAGTATTTTAAAACAAACCCGACTATTAATGGGGTAAATTTCTTTAGAATTTGTGAGGATATTAAAGGATATTTTAAACTTTAA
- a CDS encoding ComF family protein — protein MEKLAGEWKYGVALDLHTISSTKDQFGNFINQYTQIGEILHDIKYGNFSIEQKKNMGLQLAQIATNFIKKLLVFPYLNVIIPVPYSKEREFQPLYYITYMISKLTNIPADFNYINKTRHVKELKSIASLEDRKKELENIFKVDLRYKNKKVLLFDDLYRSGATLNEITNTLYKHGKVDNVYVVTLTKTRKNK, from the coding sequence ATGGAAAAACTTGCAGGAGAGTGGAAGTACGGTGTAGCTTTAGATTTGCATACAATATCTAGCACTAAAGATCAGTTTGGAAATTTTATCAACCAATATACACAAATAGGAGAAATTCTTCATGATATCAAATATGGTAATTTCTCAATAGAACAAAAGAAAAACATGGGTTTACAATTAGCGCAAATAGCAACAAATTTCATAAAAAAACTTTTAGTTTTTCCTTATTTAAATGTTATTATTCCAGTTCCATATTCAAAGGAAAGAGAATTCCAACCTTTGTATTATATAACATACATGATATCTAAATTGACAAATATTCCAGCTGATTTTAATTATATTAATAAAACAAGACATGTGAAAGAATTAAAATCTATAGCTAGCTTGGAAGATAGAAAAAAAGAATTGGAAAATATTTTTAAAGTTGATTTAAGATATAAAAATAAAAAAGTATTACTTTTTGATGATTTATATAGAAGTGGAGCAACATTAAATGAAATTACAAATACACTTTATAAACATGGAAAAGTTGATAATGTTTATGTTGTCACACTAACAAAAACAAGGAAAAATAAATGA